Proteins encoded in a region of the Oscillospiraceae bacterium MB24-C1 genome:
- a CDS encoding AAA family ATPase, which yields MKNKLETMDAETLMTKPLEQLKFIVEGLIPQGLHILAGSPKIGKSWLSLWICLQVAKGEKVWEFETCKSEVLYLCLEDSFARIQNRLFEITDDAPPNLHFAIMSDTIGNGLEIQIENFIKEHSDTGLIVIDTLQKVRSNSTANVNPYAADYDDINALKQIADKYKIAIVLVHHLRKTGDSDPLNMISGTSGIAGGADTNFVLQKEKRIENRAVLICTGRDIEQRELFLEFNKDTFLWELREPIEVEQKRVDDVIILLSDFIKSVKSFTGTATELVESLKLECNPSVLKKKIIKHMSYLTENNITYSENRTFERREFSLSYIPNDTMTDENSPQNLPSTCQLPSAQSNLATVAPCSPLCAENDDGVA from the coding sequence ATGAAAAATAAACTTGAAACCATGGATGCAGAAACTTTGATGACCAAACCACTGGAGCAACTGAAATTTATTGTGGAGGGCTTAATTCCGCAAGGACTGCATATTCTCGCAGGTTCACCGAAAATCGGTAAGAGTTGGCTGTCGCTTTGGATTTGCTTACAGGTTGCAAAAGGCGAGAAGGTTTGGGAGTTTGAAACTTGCAAAAGCGAAGTTTTGTATCTTTGCCTTGAAGACAGCTTTGCACGAATTCAAAACAGGCTGTTTGAAATTACAGATGATGCACCGCCAAATTTGCATTTTGCAATTATGAGCGACACTATCGGAAACGGTTTAGAAATTCAGATTGAAAACTTTATCAAGGAACATTCTGATACAGGCTTAATCGTGATTGATACCTTGCAAAAAGTCCGTAGTAATTCTACCGCAAATGTCAATCCCTATGCCGCCGACTATGATGATATCAATGCACTGAAACAAATTGCAGATAAATATAAAATTGCAATTGTTTTGGTTCATCACCTTAGAAAAACAGGTGACAGTGATCCACTCAATATGATTTCGGGAACCAGTGGAATCGCCGGTGGAGCTGATACTAACTTTGTGTTGCAGAAAGAAAAAAGAATTGAGAACCGAGCAGTGCTCATTTGCACAGGACGAGATATTGAACAGCGAGAATTGTTTTTGGAATTTAACAAAGATACTTTTCTTTGGGAACTGCGTGAACCAATTGAAGTGGAGCAGAAAAGAGTTGATGATGTGATTATTCTTCTTTCTGACTTTATTAAATCGGTTAAAAGTTTTACTGGAACAGCAACGGAACTTGTAGAAAGTTTAAAACTGGAATGCAACCCGTCTGTACTGAAAAAGAAAATCATTAAGCACATGAGTTATTTAACTGAAAACAACATTACCTATTCTGAAAACAGAACCTTTGAAAGGCGCGAGTTTTCTCTTAGTTATATTCCCAATGACACGATGACGGATGAAAACTCCCCTCAAAATCTCCCGTCTACGTGTCAGCTCCCGTCAGCACAGAGTAATCTCGCCACCGTTGCCCCCTGTTCGCCCCTTTGTGCCGAGAATGACGATGGGGTGGCATAA
- a CDS encoding ImmA/IrrE family metallo-endopeptidase: MPWMTMTNSEIEAVANTVLVKYLKKGNSHKILSDIMQAEHIKFRKINSANHNFVGALTKGNSGQFYIMVNGTIDNVGRKNFTIAHELGHYFLSHHLTTNAFYCCEDEIMEEHQTSNSIEAEANYFASCFLMPEDKVKPAFLRMLQNSRRAKIKDYLHVKNDYTFSIWCGIRGDLMKRYGVSEAALRYRLKQLKLARFEFTK, from the coding sequence ATGCCATGGATGACGATGACAAATAGTGAAATAGAGGCTGTTGCAAATACAGTTCTTGTTAAATATCTGAAGAAAGGAAACAGCCACAAAATCCTCTCGGATATTATGCAGGCAGAACACATAAAGTTTCGAAAAATTAACTCCGCTAATCATAATTTTGTCGGAGCGCTTACCAAGGGAAACAGTGGACAATTTTATATTATGGTGAATGGTACGATTGATAATGTGGGTAGGAAAAACTTCACCATAGCCCACGAGCTTGGGCACTATTTTCTATCTCATCATCTAACAACCAACGCTTTTTATTGCTGTGAAGATGAGATTATGGAAGAACATCAAACCTCTAACAGCATTGAAGCCGAAGCAAACTATTTTGCAAGCTGTTTTCTGATGCCAGAAGATAAGGTAAAGCCTGCTTTTCTAAGAATGCTCCAAAACTCTCGAAGAGCCAAAATAAAGGACTATCTGCATGTCAAAAACGATTATACCTTTAGCATTTGGTGCGGTATCCGTGGGGATTTGATGAAACGCTATGGAGTTTCTGAAGCAGCACTGCGATACCGCTTAAAACAACTGAAGTTGGCGAGATTTGAGTTTACTAAATAA
- a CDS encoding HsdR family type I site-specific deoxyribonuclease, translating to MANTSNYNKFNEATRVQMPALIHLDRLGYDYFGKISEDMAETIYDADTNILIQVFKEKFCELNPGHEGEFEQMLKTIRQELDNDDLGRSFYKRLTSVSPVKLIDFENPESNTYHCTGEFTCKRDQDEFRPDITLFVNGLPLVFVEVKKPNNHGGMVAESERMNKQRFPNKKFRRFINITQLMIFSNNMEYDAQGGIVPIQGAFYCTAGREQVAFNCFREENPANLPLAPFTKDYPYKEINLETEKRVLTDFNCQVIHHSPEYQTNLNINTPTNRILTSMCSPERLLFLIKYGIAYVKMEREVDGVIESTDQKHIMRYQQMFAALAVRQKLSEGIKSGVIWHTQGSGKTALSYHLNYVLSDYFANQNKVAKFYFIVDRLDLLEQASQEFEARGLEVKTANSRDELMAQFRNTQAQEGNSGKQEVTVVNIQRFAEDKEKVDLPAYATNLQRVFIIDEAHRGYKPEGSFLANLFDADKDSIKIALTGTPLLSDERASWKVFGKYLHTYYYDKSIQDGYTLKIIREDIETSYHEKLSTIYEKLEELVEKKDIKKSQIIEHESYVKELLRFIINDLKRFRQIQGDNTLGGMVICETSEQARKLYAYFDEIQGELNCSASLKSNFKVGLILHDSEDKETRKQIVKDFKKNMTIDILIVFNMLLTGFDAPRLKRLYFGRKLKDHNLLQALTRVNRPYKKNRYGYIIDFADIKQNFEQTNEAYLRELNRFNDPNETGEGNETDTFKQIIEDKDALIAQMQEVRQVLFNYSTDNVEEFSSEISTIEDKVELLKLKKVLIEARDCCNIVRTFGDDELKAAFAHLEITKLPAMISEVQHHIDNINQKEAFSEDDSTRQLVNEAMQDITFNFNKIGEEEMKLISGGVELQEKWQKTIRTFTDNIDPDDPEFITLREAFMQRFKEHGFVVDSIAHFNEHSKALDDVLKKLAELQKRNNALLKKYNGDAKFARVHKRICEENEQRKIAKRKPIVSIYDESIMSVLFTIKGDIDQKVYDRNDILKKDAYFEQTVMSQIKDGMNKLGFENEREDRVFIQSRIAKQYLNQYNATYPVA from the coding sequence ATGGCTAACACAAGTAATTATAATAAATTTAATGAAGCTACTCGTGTCCAAATGCCGGCTTTAATTCATTTAGATAGATTAGGTTATGATTATTTTGGCAAAATCTCCGAGGACATGGCAGAAACTATTTATGATGCTGATACTAATATTTTAATACAAGTATTCAAGGAAAAGTTTTGCGAACTAAACCCTGGGCACGAGGGAGAATTTGAGCAAATGCTCAAAACTATTCGTCAAGAATTAGATAACGATGATTTAGGACGAAGCTTTTATAAAAGACTAACAAGCGTATCCCCTGTCAAATTGATTGATTTTGAAAATCCTGAAAGCAATACATATCATTGTACAGGTGAATTTACATGCAAACGAGATCAAGACGAATTTCGTCCTGACATCACATTGTTTGTAAATGGTTTACCACTTGTATTTGTTGAAGTCAAAAAGCCAAACAACCATGGCGGAATGGTTGCTGAAAGCGAGCGAATGAATAAACAGCGTTTCCCAAATAAAAAATTCCGCAGATTTATAAACATTACACAATTGATGATATTTTCAAATAATATGGAGTATGATGCCCAAGGTGGCATTGTACCAATTCAAGGCGCATTCTATTGCACAGCTGGACGAGAACAGGTTGCTTTCAACTGTTTTAGAGAAGAAAATCCTGCCAACTTGCCATTGGCACCATTTACAAAAGACTATCCATATAAAGAAATTAATCTGGAAACTGAAAAAAGAGTGTTGACAGATTTTAACTGCCAAGTAATACATCATTCTCCTGAGTACCAGACCAATTTAAATATTAACACACCAACAAATAGAATATTGACTTCTATGTGCTCCCCTGAGCGATTGTTGTTCCTGATTAAGTATGGAATTGCTTATGTGAAGATGGAACGAGAAGTTGATGGAGTAATTGAATCAACCGATCAAAAACATATTATGCGTTATCAGCAAATGTTTGCCGCACTGGCTGTACGTCAAAAGCTAAGTGAAGGCATTAAATCGGGTGTGATTTGGCATACACAGGGCAGTGGAAAAACTGCACTTTCTTATCATCTGAACTATGTTTTATCTGACTATTTTGCTAATCAAAACAAGGTGGCAAAATTTTATTTTATTGTTGACAGACTTGATTTATTAGAACAGGCATCACAGGAATTTGAAGCAAGAGGTCTGGAAGTAAAAACAGCAAACAGCCGTGATGAACTTATGGCTCAATTCCGAAACACTCAAGCACAGGAAGGTAATAGTGGAAAGCAAGAAGTAACGGTTGTTAATATTCAGCGCTTCGCTGAGGATAAAGAAAAAGTTGATTTGCCTGCTTATGCTACAAATCTTCAAAGAGTTTTTATCATTGATGAGGCACACCGTGGATATAAACCGGAAGGTAGTTTCCTTGCAAATTTATTTGATGCCGACAAAGATTCCATTAAAATTGCTTTGACAGGCACACCGTTATTAAGTGATGAAAGAGCTTCTTGGAAAGTGTTTGGTAAATATCTACATACCTATTACTATGACAAATCAATTCAAGATGGATACACATTAAAAATTATTAGAGAAGATATCGAGACTTCTTATCATGAAAAACTGTCAACCATTTATGAAAAACTTGAAGAGTTGGTAGAGAAAAAAGATATTAAAAAGAGTCAAATTATTGAACATGAAAGCTATGTAAAAGAATTGCTACGCTTTATCATAAATGACTTAAAGCGTTTTAGACAAATACAAGGCGATAACACATTGGGCGGTATGGTCATCTGTGAAACAAGTGAACAGGCTCGTAAATTATACGCTTACTTTGATGAAATTCAAGGTGAGCTTAATTGTTCTGCATCTCTAAAAAGTAATTTTAAGGTTGGCTTGATTTTGCATGATAGTGAAGATAAGGAAACCCGTAAACAGATTGTGAAAGACTTCAAAAAGAATATGACTATTGATATTTTGATTGTCTTTAATATGTTGCTTACAGGGTTTGATGCCCCACGCTTAAAAAGGTTGTACTTCGGTCGTAAATTAAAGGATCATAACTTACTACAAGCTCTAACCCGTGTTAATAGACCATATAAGAAAAACAGATATGGCTATATCATTGACTTTGCCGATATTAAGCAAAACTTTGAACAAACCAATGAAGCATATTTGCGAGAACTTAACCGTTTTAATGACCCGAATGAAACCGGTGAAGGCAATGAAACAGATACATTCAAACAAATAATCGAGGATAAAGATGCTCTGATTGCTCAAATGCAGGAAGTGCGACAAGTGTTATTCAATTATTCTACCGACAATGTTGAAGAATTTAGCTCTGAAATTTCGACAATTGAGGACAAAGTTGAATTGCTAAAGCTTAAAAAAGTATTGATTGAGGCAAGAGATTGTTGCAATATTGTGCGTACTTTCGGTGATGATGAATTGAAAGCAGCTTTTGCTCATCTGGAGATTACAAAGTTACCTGCAATGATTTCAGAGGTGCAGCACCATATTGATAATATTAACCAAAAGGAAGCCTTTTCGGAAGATGACTCCACCCGACAACTGGTGAATGAAGCTATGCAAGACATTACTTTCAACTTCAACAAGATTGGTGAAGAAGAAATGAAACTAATCTCCGGAGGCGTGGAATTACAAGAAAAGTGGCAAAAGACCATTCGTACATTTACTGATAATATAGATCCTGACGACCCTGAATTCATCACTCTGCGAGAAGCTTTTATGCAGCGGTTTAAAGAACACGGTTTCGTCGTTGATAGCATCGCTCATTTTAATGAACATTCCAAAGCATTGGACGATGTACTTAAAAAATTGGCTGAACTGCAAAAACGCAATAATGCACTCCTGAAAAAGTATAATGGAGATGCAAAATTTGCCCGTGTTCATAAACGTATCTGTGAAGAAAACGAGCAGCGTAAAATAGCTAAGAGAAAGCCGATAGTTTCTATTTATGATGAATCTATTATGAGTGTGCTTTTTACTATTAAAGGCGATATTGACCAAAAAGTTTACGATAGAAACGACATTCTTAAAAAAGATGCGTATTTTGAACAAACTGTTATGTCTCAAATCAAAGATGGCATGAATAAATTAGGCTTTGAAAATGAGCGTGAGGATAGAGTGTTTATTCAAAGTCGTATTGCAAAGCAGTATTTAAATCAATATAACGCAACATATCCTGTTGCTTAA
- a CDS encoding helix-turn-helix transcriptional regulator translates to MKLHELIKAIRLEMELSQQQLAKELLVSFAAVNRWENQHTKPNKIARNALIQLAKKCTVSDELIKAFEDAK, encoded by the coding sequence ATGAAACTACACGAATTGATAAAAGCAATAAGGTTAGAAATGGAATTATCACAGCAACAACTTGCAAAAGAGCTGCTCGTGAGCTTTGCTGCGGTTAATCGCTGGGAAAATCAGCACACAAAGCCAAACAAAATTGCTCGGAATGCTCTTATACAGTTGGCTAAGAAGTGCACTGTAAGCGATGAACTAATAAAAGCATTTGAGGATGCAAAGTAA
- a CDS encoding restriction endonuclease subunit S, which translates to MRYCKLFELCTDVIDCPHTTPEWKDRGIRVVRNFNLKNGNIDFSDGYYVDEKTYKERTKRAIPEENDIIISREAPMGVVGIVPKGLKCCLGQRLVLLKVDKKKCNPHYLLFILSSNFVQTQFKRADATGSIVSNLCIPDLKDIIIPIIDDNQDQIARLLRNINNKMLSNKKINETLQQQAHDIYMHLFFRKATNGKIADVIIENGKSTIQVGEAKSTNGDYPFFTSGEAILEWKKPLINGRNCFLNTGGNADVKFYVGDAAYSTDTWCISAKNKLSDYLYLLLNSIKVELNQKFFQGTGLKHLQKELLKDRPIYIPNTEEIKSFNKIICPMFNMISEKTRENQELTSLRDWLLPMLMNGQATVVEEQKPVLHVCENGTKNEQDHRFALWLQNQGLAARGDIDRQTLREIFDAMDDDDK; encoded by the coding sequence ATGAGATACTGTAAATTATTTGAATTATGTACGGATGTAATCGATTGTCCTCATACAACGCCTGAATGGAAAGATAGAGGTATTAGAGTTGTTCGTAACTTCAACTTAAAAAACGGAAATATAGATTTTAGCGATGGATACTATGTTGATGAAAAAACATACAAAGAAAGAACAAAAAGAGCTATTCCAGAAGAAAATGATATAATAATTTCAAGAGAAGCTCCTATGGGTGTAGTAGGGATTGTTCCTAAAGGTTTAAAGTGCTGTTTGGGTCAACGGTTGGTACTATTAAAAGTTGATAAAAAAAAATGCAATCCCCATTATTTACTTTTTATACTTTCCTCAAATTTCGTTCAGACACAATTTAAGAGGGCGGATGCAACTGGCTCAATAGTAAGCAATCTGTGTATTCCCGACTTAAAAGATATAATTATTCCTATTATAGACGATAATCAAGATCAAATTGCACGATTGCTTAGAAATATAAACAATAAAATGCTGAGCAACAAAAAAATCAACGAAACATTGCAACAACAGGCACACGACATTTATATGCATTTGTTTTTCAGAAAGGCTACTAATGGGAAAATCGCTGATGTAATAATAGAAAATGGAAAGTCAACCATTCAAGTCGGTGAAGCAAAATCTACTAATGGTGATTACCCATTTTTTACAAGTGGCGAAGCTATCCTCGAATGGAAAAAGCCACTTATTAATGGAAGAAACTGCTTCTTAAATACTGGTGGAAATGCTGATGTAAAATTCTATGTTGGAGATGCAGCATACTCCACTGATACATGGTGCATAAGTGCAAAGAATAAGTTGTCTGATTATCTGTACCTTTTGTTAAATTCAATAAAGGTTGAGCTGAATCAAAAGTTTTTTCAAGGCACAGGTCTAAAGCATTTACAAAAAGAATTGTTGAAAGACCGACCTATCTATATACCAAATACAGAGGAAATTAAATCATTTAATAAAATAATTTGCCCAATGTTTAATATGATTTCAGAAAAAACAAGGGAAAACCAAGAACTCACAAGCCTCCGTGACTGGCTTTTGCCAATGCTTATGAACGGACAGGCTACCGTTGTAGAGGAACAAAAACCGGTTCTCCATGTTTGTGAGAATGGCACAAAGAATGAGCAAGACCACCGTTTTGCATTGTGGCTGCAAAACCAAGGACTTGCCGCTCGTGGCGATATTGATAGGCAAACGCTGCGAGAAATCTTTGATGCCATGGATGACGATGACAAATAG
- the mobC gene encoding plasmid mobilization relaxosome protein MobC → MKQTKDKNYAFRISAKDLDTIKKKSKKAKLTVTEYITQSALGKEIIIIDGLPEIVSQLKKIGNNLNQLTMLSHQGLINTVKLDETEESLTAIYWKINELTKVVDERGGV, encoded by the coding sequence ATGAAACAAACAAAAGACAAGAATTACGCATTTAGGATATCTGCAAAAGACTTAGACACTATCAAAAAGAAGTCTAAAAAAGCAAAGTTGACAGTTACCGAATATATTACACAGTCGGCATTAGGCAAAGAAATCATCATTATAGATGGACTTCCCGAGATAGTAAGTCAGCTAAAAAAGATTGGAAACAACCTCAATCAGCTAACAATGCTCAGCCATCAAGGCTTAATTAACACAGTTAAACTTGATGAAACAGAGGAAAGTCTAACCGCAATCTATTGGAAAATTAACGAACTGACAAAGGTGGTGGATGAGCGTGGCGGTGTTTAG
- a CDS encoding DUF6076 domain-containing protein codes for MEITYPFAKVFTDSTNKLNVFFLHDTQHTTFEQIGDIGNGIVDFCELDFTEVLEKIKSSSTITVSEQNFEDIKNIFWNAVDLLKDKHSYAHFFLNSEILRTFYASQKTKVEMIDYLIFLFHYYANLQKIYSDALEMCLNKEVLTEYTLAERYMIFCNLTPNFTHHMLRSMYGIAPISYGKFDTSKLIAFDDPKDVDTRKVLQNIHRDSNYEVSMWQYFAIQSLEEMLYLEFMEMIKRGILVKRCALCDKLFVLADKRKRDYCDRIYKNNRTCKQVGAKMKFNKSVEEDKFLQEFQRIYNRMYSRYYRIDAWDSERETNKLSEKEFREWSALASKLRLDYKVGKLDGEEMTKALEYSAKFYDNES; via the coding sequence ATGGAGATTACTTATCCTTTTGCTAAGGTTTTTACCGACAGCACAAACAAACTGAATGTATTCTTCTTGCACGATACTCAGCACACTACTTTTGAGCAAATTGGAGACATTGGAAATGGTATTGTCGATTTTTGCGAACTTGATTTTACAGAAGTTTTAGAAAAAATAAAAAGCTCGAGTACCATAACGGTATCTGAGCAGAATTTTGAAGATATTAAAAATATATTTTGGAACGCTGTAGACTTATTGAAAGACAAGCACAGCTATGCTCACTTCTTTTTAAACAGCGAAATTTTAAGGACGTTCTATGCAAGTCAAAAGACAAAAGTAGAAATGATTGATTATCTTATATTTCTATTTCACTATTATGCTAATTTACAAAAGATTTATAGCGATGCTTTAGAAATGTGCCTCAATAAAGAAGTGCTGACGGAATACACACTTGCTGAAAGATATATGATTTTTTGCAATCTTACCCCAAACTTTACACATCATATGCTCCGTTCCATGTATGGCATTGCACCAATTTCTTACGGCAAGTTTGATACAAGTAAACTGATTGCTTTTGATGACCCAAAAGATGTAGATACTCGAAAGGTTTTACAGAATATTCATCGTGACAGCAATTATGAAGTAAGTATGTGGCAGTATTTTGCCATTCAAAGTTTAGAGGAAATGCTCTATCTTGAGTTTATGGAAATGATTAAGCGAGGTATTTTAGTGAAGCGGTGTGCTTTGTGCGATAAACTATTTGTGCTTGCAGATAAGCGCAAACGGGATTACTGCGACAGGATTTATAAAAACAATCGCACTTGTAAACAGGTTGGTGCAAAAATGAAATTTAATAAATCTGTTGAGGAAGATAAGTTTTTGCAAGAGTTTCAGCGAATTTACAACCGTATGTATTCAAGGTACTACCGCATTGATGCTTGGGATTCCGAGCGAGAAACTAACAAACTTTCAGAGAAAGAATTTAGGGAGTGGTCTGCTCTCGCATCCAAGTTGCGACTTGACTATAAAGTGGGCAAACTTGATGGTGAAGAAATGACAAAAGCACTTGAGTACAGTGCAAAATTTTATGACAACGAAAGCTGA
- a CDS encoding class I SAM-dependent DNA methyltransferase, producing the protein MNIKEKTIALIDALKSTCQTYGMGNDGNEYKIITQVFLYKFINDKFGHAVKKISPKLANAEKWEIVYANMTEDERLDILDELSPDIPKLYPQHLISNLWNQQAKGDFDLIFDSTMTDIADINMAIFATQTTLNTKIALFEKLTPYVTDDAQRASFARALVDKLVNFSFEEAFNQHYDFFASVFEYLIKDYNTAGGGKYAEYYTPHSIATIMARLLVGDSKDLHNIECYDPSAGTGTLLMALSHQIGEDKCTIFAQDISQRSNKMLKLNLILNGLVTSLDHAVQGDTLAEPYHKSDDKKSLRQFDYVVSNPPFKMDFSDTREKLDKMPARFWAGVPKVPAKKKESMAIYTCFIQHVINSLKANGKGAIVIPTGFVTAKSGIENKVLKHIVDEHIVYGVISMPSNVFATTGTNVSVLFFDNSKTTEKVVLIDASKMGEDYQDGNNKKCRLRHEEIDLIVDTFLNKKAVEDFSVAVTYDEIIAKKYSLSAGQYFDVEIDYVDITPEEFNAKMTDYTSKLTKYFAEGEKLQAEILEQLKKVKYE; encoded by the coding sequence ATGAATATAAAAGAAAAAACAATAGCACTGATAGATGCGTTAAAATCCACCTGTCAAACCTATGGTATGGGCAATGACGGTAACGAATATAAAATTATCACACAGGTGTTTCTGTATAAGTTTATTAACGACAAATTCGGACACGCTGTGAAGAAAATCAGTCCTAAGCTTGCAAATGCAGAAAAGTGGGAAATTGTATATGCCAATATGACCGAGGATGAACGCCTTGATATTTTAGACGAGCTTTCCCCGGATATTCCAAAGCTATACCCTCAACACCTAATTTCAAATTTGTGGAACCAACAGGCTAAAGGCGATTTTGACTTAATTTTTGATAGCACCATGACAGATATCGCTGATATCAATATGGCTATATTTGCAACACAAACCACATTAAACACAAAAATTGCACTTTTTGAAAAACTGACACCTTATGTAACAGACGATGCTCAAAGGGCATCATTTGCTCGTGCATTGGTGGACAAGCTTGTAAATTTTTCTTTTGAAGAAGCGTTTAACCAACATTACGATTTTTTTGCTTCTGTTTTTGAGTATTTAATTAAGGACTATAATACCGCAGGTGGTGGTAAGTATGCTGAATACTACACTCCACATTCTATTGCAACAATAATGGCTCGCCTTTTGGTGGGTGATAGCAAAGATTTGCACAATATTGAGTGCTACGACCCATCAGCAGGCACAGGCACATTACTAATGGCACTTAGCCACCAAATTGGTGAGGACAAATGCACCATTTTTGCACAAGACATATCCCAGCGAAGCAATAAAATGCTGAAGCTAAATCTTATTTTAAACGGCTTGGTTACCTCCCTTGATCATGCAGTGCAAGGCGATACTTTAGCAGAGCCATACCACAAAAGTGATGATAAGAAATCGCTTAGACAATTTGATTATGTGGTATCTAACCCACCTTTTAAAATGGATTTTTCCGATACAAGAGAAAAACTGGACAAAATGCCTGCTCGTTTTTGGGCGGGTGTTCCGAAAGTTCCGGCAAAGAAAAAGGAAAGCATGGCGATTTACACCTGCTTTATTCAGCATGTTATCAACTCACTAAAAGCAAATGGTAAAGGTGCCATCGTAATTCCCACAGGCTTCGTTACTGCAAAAAGTGGAATAGAAAATAAAGTTTTAAAGCACATCGTAGACGAGCATATCGTCTATGGTGTAATCAGTATGCCCTCAAATGTTTTTGCAACCACGGGTACCAATGTTTCGGTGCTGTTTTTTGACAATTCCAAAACAACAGAAAAGGTTGTTTTAATTGATGCATCCAAAATGGGCGAAGATTACCAAGATGGAAACAATAAAAAATGTCGACTTCGTCACGAAGAAATTGATTTGATTGTAGATACTTTTCTAAACAAAAAGGCTGTCGAAGATTTTTCAGTGGCTGTAACTTATGATGAAATTATTGCTAAGAAATATTCTCTTTCAGCAGGACAGTATTTTGATGTGGAAATTGATTATGTAGATATAACACCCGAAGAATTCAATGCAAAAATGACAGATTACACAAGCAAACTAACAAAATATTTTGCTGAAGGGGAAAAACTGCAGGCTGAAATATTAGAGCAGTTAAAGAAGGTGAAGTATGAGTAA